Proteins encoded by one window of Kribbella flavida DSM 17836:
- a CDS encoding carbohydrate ABC transporter permease, which produces MSSQAVKPPAGLLPRRRHPERPIWEEEPTLLGRLGKPVVLALVFLVIAFPLYVVVVTSLSSTEAVTRAGGLVVVPRELTLAAYVQLLSGGVVTRALVISTVITLVGTAFSLLITVLAAYGLSRPGSLWHRPLLFVVLLTFLFGPGIIPSYLLVNSLGLIDSYASLILPTAISAFNLIVMRAFFMGIPGELIDSARIDGAGEFAVLTRIVMPLSKAVVAVVGLFYAVGYWNAFFNAMLYLNDNTKWPLQLVLRTYIVQAQVLPSGAGGVTSTPALGLAPAPSLAIKMAIVVLAVIPVLLVYPFIQKHFTKGVIIGAVKG; this is translated from the coding sequence ATGAGCTCACAAGCCGTCAAGCCGCCGGCCGGCCTGCTGCCCAGGCGCCGCCACCCGGAACGACCGATCTGGGAGGAGGAGCCCACCCTGCTCGGCCGACTGGGCAAGCCGGTCGTGCTGGCCCTGGTCTTCCTGGTCATCGCGTTCCCGCTGTACGTCGTGGTCGTCACCAGCTTGTCCTCCACCGAAGCCGTCACCCGCGCGGGCGGACTGGTCGTCGTCCCGCGGGAGCTGACGCTCGCGGCGTACGTCCAGCTGCTCTCCGGCGGCGTAGTCACCCGGGCCCTGGTGATCAGCACCGTCATCACACTCGTCGGTACGGCGTTCAGCCTGCTGATCACCGTGCTCGCGGCGTACGGGCTGTCGCGGCCGGGCTCGTTGTGGCACCGGCCGCTGCTGTTCGTCGTACTGCTCACGTTCCTGTTCGGGCCGGGCATCATTCCCAGCTACCTGCTGGTGAACTCGCTCGGCCTGATCGACAGCTACGCCTCGCTGATCCTGCCGACCGCGATCTCGGCGTTCAACCTGATCGTGATGCGCGCGTTCTTCATGGGCATTCCCGGCGAGCTGATCGACAGCGCGCGGATCGACGGCGCCGGCGAGTTCGCCGTGCTGACCCGGATCGTGATGCCGCTGTCGAAGGCCGTGGTCGCGGTGGTCGGACTGTTCTACGCCGTGGGTTACTGGAACGCCTTCTTCAACGCGATGCTCTACCTCAACGACAACACCAAGTGGCCGTTGCAGCTGGTGCTGCGGACCTACATCGTGCAGGCCCAGGTGCTGCCCAGCGGCGCCGGCGGAGTCACCTCGACGCCCGCACTCGGCCTGGCGCCGGCGCCGAGCCTGGCGATCAAGATGGCCATCGTGGTGCTCGCCGTGATCCCGGTGCTGCTGGTCTACCCGTTCATTCAGAAGCACTTCACCAAGGGCGTCATCATCGGCGCGGTCAAGGGCTGA
- the clpS gene encoding ATP-dependent Clp protease adapter ClpS: MTTAPSELDSPEVDEAIELSPPWVTIVWNDPVNLMDYVTFVFQTYFGYSKQKAEKLMMQVHEEGKSAVSSGNREAMERDVEAMHSYGLWATCEKS, from the coding sequence GTGACCACCGCACCGAGCGAACTCGACAGCCCCGAAGTCGACGAGGCGATCGAGCTGAGCCCACCGTGGGTGACGATCGTCTGGAACGACCCGGTGAACCTGATGGACTACGTCACGTTCGTCTTCCAGACCTACTTCGGCTACTCCAAGCAGAAGGCGGAGAAGCTGATGATGCAGGTGCACGAGGAGGGGAAGTCGGCGGTGTCCAGCGGCAACCGCGAGGCGATGGAACGCGACGTCGAGGCGATGCACTCCTACGGCCTGTGGGCCACCTGCGAGAAGTCGTGA
- a CDS encoding nicotinate phosphoribosyltransferase — translation MTSPVHPAASSSTALLTDHYELTMLQASLADGTAHRRSVFELFARRLPDGRRYGVVAGVNRLLDALDRFRFDDDVIGFLADRGVVDRATCNWLADYRFSGDIAGYADGEIYFPGSPVLVVESTFAEAVLLETVFLSILNHDSAVASAASRMTWWAGGRPCIEMGSRRTHEEAAVASALAAYIGGFATTSNLEAARRFGIPSAGTAAHSFTLLHDTERDAFVSQVDALGKGTTLLVDTYDLTEAVRTAIEVTGPELGAVRLDSGDLPSLAGQVREQLDALGATRTRIIVTSDLDEFQIAALAPAAVDGYGVGTSLVTGSGYPTCGFVYKLVAREDADATMVPVAKKSPDKISIGGRKYALRRRNANGVAEVELIGVGELPVDDGDDRMLLRPLVEAGKIIGRTTPAESQAHHLKVRDELPRSASQLSRGEPAIPTDYIGDLDARNPYAPRSTM, via the coding sequence GTGACCAGTCCTGTGCACCCCGCGGCGAGCTCCTCGACCGCTCTGCTCACCGACCACTACGAGCTCACCATGCTGCAGGCCAGCCTGGCCGACGGTACGGCACACCGCCGCTCGGTGTTCGAACTGTTCGCCCGCCGGCTCCCGGACGGCCGCCGGTACGGCGTGGTGGCCGGCGTCAACCGGCTGCTCGACGCGCTCGACCGGTTCCGCTTCGACGACGACGTGATCGGCTTTCTCGCCGACCGCGGCGTGGTCGACCGGGCCACCTGCAACTGGCTGGCCGACTACCGGTTCAGCGGCGACATCGCCGGCTACGCCGACGGGGAGATCTACTTCCCCGGCTCGCCGGTCCTGGTGGTGGAGTCGACCTTCGCCGAAGCGGTGCTGCTGGAAACCGTCTTCCTGTCCATTCTCAACCACGACTCGGCGGTCGCCTCGGCGGCGTCGCGGATGACCTGGTGGGCCGGCGGCCGGCCGTGCATCGAGATGGGCTCGCGGCGTACCCACGAGGAGGCCGCGGTGGCGTCCGCGCTGGCGGCGTACATCGGCGGCTTCGCCACCACGTCGAACCTGGAGGCGGCCCGCCGGTTCGGCATCCCGAGCGCCGGTACGGCGGCGCACTCGTTCACGTTGCTGCACGACACCGAGCGGGACGCGTTCGTCTCCCAGGTCGATGCCCTGGGCAAGGGGACGACGCTGCTGGTCGACACCTACGACCTGACCGAGGCGGTGCGGACCGCGATCGAGGTGACCGGGCCCGAGCTCGGCGCGGTCCGGCTCGACTCCGGCGACCTGCCGTCGCTGGCCGGGCAGGTCCGCGAGCAGCTCGACGCACTCGGCGCGACCAGGACCCGGATCATCGTGACCAGCGACCTCGACGAGTTCCAGATCGCCGCGCTGGCGCCGGCCGCCGTCGACGGGTACGGCGTGGGCACGTCGCTGGTGACCGGCAGCGGGTACCCGACCTGCGGCTTCGTCTACAAGCTGGTCGCCCGCGAGGACGCCGACGCCACGATGGTCCCGGTGGCGAAGAAGAGCCCGGACAAGATCTCGATCGGCGGCCGCAAGTACGCGCTGCGCCGGCGGAACGCGAACGGCGTCGCCGAGGTCGAGCTGATCGGCGTCGGCGAGCTGCCGGTGGACGACGGTGACGACCGGATGCTGCTGCGGCCGCTGGTCGAGGCGGGCAAGATCATCGGCCGGACCACCCCGGCCGAGTCCCAGGCCCACCACCTCAAGGTCCGCGACGAGCTCCCCCGCAGCGCGAGCCAGCTCAGCCGCGGCGAGCCGGCCATCCCGACCGACTACATCGGCGACCTCGACGCCCGTAACCCGTACGCCCCGCGGAGCACGATGTGA
- a CDS encoding LacI family DNA-binding transcriptional regulator, translated as MGGEPRRPAIVTIADVARHAGVAASTVSYVLSGKRSISSETRDRVQEAVRALGYRPNASARALASNRSNVLALVIPLRAGMHVPVLMQFATAVVTTARRFDHDVLLLTADEGRSGLERVSQSALVDALVVMDVELHDERVPLLRELPMPSVLIGIPADTEGLTCIDLDFFAAAEQCVDHLTDLGHHSIALLGTPSAVYARQTGFAHRTLAGFQAAAERRGVVGIETPCEPTFDAVLGTVRELLEAQPGITGLVVQNEPIIGPLLDVLRRLGRRVPEDMSLMAICADDVAERQVPQLSSVTLPADEIGQQAVETLIAKLDGGTSAGVTLVPARLTARASTCAAPASGAD; from the coding sequence ATCGGTGGAGAACCAAGGAGGCCAGCCATCGTCACGATCGCCGACGTCGCGCGGCACGCCGGGGTGGCGGCGAGCACGGTGTCGTACGTGCTCAGCGGCAAGCGGTCGATCTCGTCGGAGACCCGCGACCGCGTGCAGGAGGCTGTCCGGGCGTTGGGCTACCGGCCCAACGCGAGTGCCCGCGCGCTCGCCTCGAACCGGTCCAACGTGCTCGCCCTGGTGATCCCTCTGCGGGCCGGCATGCACGTCCCGGTGCTGATGCAGTTCGCCACCGCCGTCGTCACCACCGCGCGCCGCTTCGACCACGACGTGCTGCTGCTGACCGCTGACGAGGGACGGTCGGGGCTGGAGCGGGTCTCGCAGAGCGCGCTCGTGGACGCGCTGGTGGTGATGGACGTCGAGCTGCACGACGAACGCGTGCCGCTGCTGCGCGAGCTGCCGATGCCGTCGGTGCTGATCGGGATCCCGGCCGACACCGAGGGCCTGACCTGCATCGACCTGGACTTCTTCGCCGCCGCCGAGCAGTGCGTCGACCACCTGACCGACCTGGGGCACCACAGCATCGCCCTGCTCGGTACGCCGTCCGCCGTCTACGCGCGGCAGACCGGCTTCGCGCACCGCACCCTGGCCGGCTTCCAGGCCGCGGCCGAGCGACGGGGTGTCGTGGGCATCGAAACGCCCTGCGAGCCGACCTTCGACGCGGTGCTCGGCACGGTCCGCGAGCTGCTCGAGGCGCAGCCCGGCATCACCGGCCTGGTGGTGCAGAACGAGCCGATCATCGGCCCGCTGCTCGACGTCCTGCGCCGGCTCGGTCGCCGGGTGCCCGAGGACATGTCGCTGATGGCGATCTGCGCCGACGACGTGGCCGAGCGACAGGTCCCGCAGCTGTCGTCCGTCACGCTGCCCGCCGACGAGATCGGCCAGCAGGCGGTCGAGACCCTGATCGCCAAGCTCGACGGCGGGACGTCGGCCGGGGTGACTCTGGTCCCCGCCCGGCTGACCGCCCGCGCGAGCACCTGCGCCGCCCCGGCTTCCGGCGCGGACTGA
- a CDS encoding glycoside hydrolase family 12 protein produces MRTRSWRALVALVTLLAGLAATTLPASAATWQSSDKWATWSNGGYTVRNNIWGGGAGPQSIWANSYSNWGVWANHPNTGGVKSYPHAGRAINKRISALGTLTSSFNVSRPGSGAYATAYDIWAGNNAYEIMLWMNRQGAVGPIGSRQTTTTVGGHTWDVYRGSNGANEVFSFVRTGSTNAGTVDLKAVMNWIRNRGWIGDVTMGEVQFGFEITSSSGGLNFATNSYSVTSS; encoded by the coding sequence ATGAGGACACGTTCCTGGCGGGCGCTGGTGGCGCTCGTGACGCTGCTGGCGGGACTCGCCGCCACCACCCTGCCGGCCAGCGCAGCCACCTGGCAGTCCAGCGACAAGTGGGCCACCTGGTCGAACGGCGGCTACACCGTGCGCAACAACATCTGGGGCGGCGGGGCCGGCCCGCAGTCCATCTGGGCCAACTCGTACAGCAACTGGGGAGTCTGGGCCAACCACCCGAACACCGGCGGGGTCAAGTCGTATCCCCATGCCGGCCGGGCGATCAACAAAAGAATCAGTGCCCTCGGCACCTTGACCAGCAGCTTCAACGTGAGCCGGCCGGGCAGCGGGGCGTACGCGACGGCGTACGACATCTGGGCCGGCAACAACGCTTACGAGATCATGCTCTGGATGAACCGGCAGGGTGCCGTCGGGCCGATCGGCAGCCGGCAGACCACGACCACCGTCGGCGGTCACACCTGGGACGTGTACCGCGGCAGCAACGGTGCGAACGAGGTGTTCTCGTTCGTCCGGACCGGCAGCACCAATGCCGGCACGGTGGACCTGAAGGCGGTGATGAACTGGATCCGGAACCGCGGCTGGATCGGTGACGTGACGATGGGCGAAGTGCAGTTCGGATTCGAGATCACCTCGTCGAGCGGCGGCCTGAATTTCGCCACCAACAGTTATTCCGTCACCTCGTCCTGA
- a CDS encoding beta-galactosidase codes for MTGLYFGGDYNPEQWPPEVWKHDVALMRRAGANLVTVGVFAWSSLEPEPGRYEFGWLDQVMDLLAEGGVQVDLATPTASPPPWFSLRHPEALPVNADGTRLTHGSRDTYCACAPAYREAAAGIARALGERYAGHPALAMWHVHNEYGTTCYCDHAAEAFRRWLRDRYGDLDRLNGAWTTAFWSQGYASWEEVRPPRATQYLVNPTHALDFRRFWSDELLAAYQEQQQILRAFTPDLPITTNFVFGAWVPVDHARWAAEVDLVAIDHYPGDPGIGAEQQTALGADLARSWAGGRSWLLMEQAAGSVNDGQRLHTKEPGRMTRHSLAHVARGSKGALFFQWRASRGGAEMWHSALVPHAGAETRRFREVAELGALLPRLAELEQSAVQADVAVLWDVESWWAMQATHLPSSELDYLAAVQAAHRQLWATGVGVDLPGPAADLSAYRLVVVPSLYLVSAEAAASIARYVEGGGHVLVTYFSGIVNDDAQVWLGGYPGAFADLLGIRVEEFHPAAEVELASGARGRIWSEDVQLAGAEVIDRYAGGVLDGSPAVTRNVYGEGVAWYVSTQLEDDAYRAVLEQAMRGAGIELPELPAGVELVRRRADGTTWSFLINHGDEEAVVPVDGVDLVSGAEVRGSVTLPAGGQAVVRSV; via the coding sequence ATGACGGGTCTGTACTTCGGCGGCGACTACAACCCCGAGCAGTGGCCGCCGGAGGTGTGGAAGCACGACGTCGCGCTGATGCGGCGGGCCGGGGCCAACCTGGTGACCGTCGGAGTGTTCGCCTGGTCCAGCCTCGAGCCCGAGCCGGGACGGTACGAGTTCGGCTGGCTCGACCAGGTGATGGACCTGCTCGCCGAGGGCGGGGTGCAGGTGGACCTGGCCACGCCGACCGCGTCACCGCCGCCATGGTTCAGCCTGCGGCATCCCGAGGCCTTGCCGGTGAACGCTGACGGGACACGCCTGACGCACGGGAGCAGGGACACGTACTGCGCCTGCGCACCGGCGTACCGGGAGGCGGCGGCGGGGATCGCGCGAGCACTGGGCGAGCGGTACGCCGGGCATCCCGCGCTGGCGATGTGGCACGTGCACAACGAGTACGGCACGACGTGTTACTGCGACCATGCTGCGGAGGCCTTCCGGCGGTGGCTGCGCGACCGGTACGGCGACCTGGATCGGTTGAACGGGGCGTGGACGACGGCGTTCTGGAGTCAGGGGTACGCGAGCTGGGAGGAGGTCCGGCCGCCCCGCGCCACGCAGTACCTGGTGAATCCGACGCACGCGCTGGACTTCCGGCGGTTCTGGTCCGACGAACTGCTCGCCGCGTACCAGGAGCAGCAGCAGATCTTGCGGGCCTTCACGCCGGACCTGCCGATCACCACCAACTTCGTCTTCGGCGCCTGGGTCCCGGTCGACCACGCGCGATGGGCCGCCGAGGTGGATCTGGTTGCCATCGACCACTATCCCGGCGACCCGGGGATCGGCGCGGAGCAGCAGACGGCGCTCGGGGCGGACCTGGCCCGGTCGTGGGCCGGCGGCCGGTCCTGGCTGCTGATGGAGCAGGCGGCCGGGTCCGTGAACGACGGGCAACGCCTGCACACCAAGGAACCCGGGCGGATGACTCGGCACAGCCTGGCGCACGTCGCCCGCGGCTCGAAGGGTGCGCTGTTCTTCCAGTGGCGGGCGTCGCGGGGCGGGGCCGAGATGTGGCACTCCGCGCTGGTCCCGCACGCCGGTGCCGAGACCCGGAGGTTCCGCGAGGTCGCCGAGCTCGGGGCGTTGCTGCCGCGGCTCGCCGAGCTCGAGCAGAGCGCGGTGCAGGCCGACGTCGCGGTGCTCTGGGACGTGGAGTCCTGGTGGGCGATGCAGGCGACCCACCTGCCGTCGTCGGAGCTGGACTACCTCGCCGCAGTGCAGGCCGCGCACCGGCAGTTGTGGGCCACGGGGGTCGGGGTGGATCTGCCTGGGCCCGCGGCCGACCTCTCGGCGTACCGGCTGGTGGTGGTGCCGAGCCTGTACCTGGTGTCGGCCGAGGCGGCCGCCTCGATCGCGCGGTACGTCGAGGGCGGCGGACATGTCCTGGTGACGTACTTCAGCGGGATCGTGAACGACGACGCGCAGGTCTGGCTCGGCGGGTATCCGGGTGCGTTCGCGGACCTGCTCGGGATTCGCGTCGAGGAGTTCCACCCGGCCGCCGAGGTCGAGCTCGCATCGGGTGCGCGAGGGCGGATCTGGAGCGAGGACGTGCAGCTGGCCGGTGCCGAGGTGATCGATCGGTACGCCGGTGGTGTGCTGGACGGATCGCCGGCCGTCACCCGGAACGTGTACGGCGAGGGCGTCGCCTGGTACGTGTCCACTCAACTCGAGGACGACGCGTACCGCGCTGTGCTGGAGCAGGCAATGCGCGGAGCAGGCATCGAGCTGCCCGAACTGCCCGCAGGGGTCGAACTGGTCCGGCGTCGCGCGGACGGCACGACCTGGTCCTTCCTGATCAACCACGGCGACGAGGAGGCCGTCGTACCGGTTGACGGGGTGGATCTGGTGTCCGGTGCGGAGGTTCGGGGCAGTGTGACCTTGCCGGCCGGCGGTCAGGCGGTCGTGCGCTCGGTGTGA
- a CDS encoding MarR family winged helix-turn-helix transcriptional regulator: MTLPSSSEPDSVLPEQTTEPGKELRWDPDAPASGGDVLIALRFADRAARKAIGDELAGTGVHTGQEIVLAKLLHFGSLPVARLAKVLDVEVPTATRTTQRMEAAGLVRRVKNTTTDARQVTIELTEQGAEVARTVQRLHAQAGDRALAGISADDRRLLRNLLWTITGTIDELPGRPPNDGQDEVTE, encoded by the coding sequence GTGACGTTGCCCTCCTCGTCCGAACCCGACTCGGTCCTGCCGGAGCAGACGACCGAGCCGGGCAAGGAGTTGCGGTGGGACCCCGACGCCCCGGCCAGCGGCGGGGACGTGCTGATCGCGCTGCGGTTCGCCGATCGCGCCGCCCGGAAGGCGATCGGCGACGAGCTGGCCGGCACCGGCGTGCACACCGGCCAGGAGATCGTGCTCGCCAAGCTGCTGCACTTCGGCTCGCTCCCGGTCGCCCGGCTGGCCAAGGTGCTCGACGTCGAGGTGCCGACCGCCACCCGGACGACGCAGCGGATGGAGGCGGCGGGCCTCGTCCGCCGGGTCAAGAACACCACCACGGACGCCCGCCAGGTCACCATCGAGCTGACCGAGCAGGGCGCCGAGGTGGCCCGGACCGTGCAGCGCCTGCACGCGCAGGCCGGTGACCGCGCGCTGGCCGGCATCTCAGCCGACGACCGGCGCCTGCTCCGCAACCTGCTGTGGACCATCACCGGCACCATCGACGAACTACCGGGCCGCCCGCCGAACGACGGTCAGGACGAGGTGACGGAATAA
- a CDS encoding aldo/keto reductase — protein MEKRTLGRTGRDVGVVGLGAWQLGADWGEVGEDEALGVLRAAVEGGVTFIDTADVYGDGRSERLVGQVLKEYDGLTVASKMGRRVEQRPENYSLDNFRAWNDRSRENLDVETIDLVQLHCPPTEVYATDAVFDALDTLVEQRRIAAYGVSVETCAEALTAIARPNVASVQIILNAFRLKPLDEVLPAAREAGVGIIARVPLASGLLSGKYDENTTFSADDHRTYNRHGEAFDVGETFSGVDFGTGLEAVRRLVPWLPAGVTMAQFALRWILDQPGVSVVIPGARNPGQATANLAAADLPPLTADQLAAVRDTYDQLVRPQVHARW, from the coding sequence ATGGAGAAGCGGACGTTGGGGCGTACGGGGCGGGATGTCGGCGTGGTCGGGCTGGGGGCCTGGCAACTCGGCGCCGACTGGGGTGAGGTCGGCGAGGACGAGGCGCTCGGCGTCCTGCGGGCCGCGGTCGAGGGCGGCGTCACGTTCATCGACACCGCCGACGTGTACGGCGACGGGCGCAGCGAGCGGCTCGTCGGGCAGGTGCTGAAGGAGTACGACGGCCTCACGGTCGCCAGCAAGATGGGCCGGCGGGTCGAGCAGCGGCCGGAGAACTACTCGCTGGACAACTTCCGGGCCTGGAACGACCGGTCGCGGGAGAACCTGGACGTGGAGACGATCGACCTGGTCCAGCTGCACTGCCCGCCGACCGAGGTGTACGCCACCGACGCGGTGTTCGACGCGCTGGACACGCTCGTCGAGCAACGGCGGATCGCGGCGTACGGGGTGAGCGTGGAGACCTGCGCGGAGGCGCTCACCGCGATCGCCCGGCCGAACGTGGCGTCGGTGCAGATCATCCTGAACGCGTTCCGGCTGAAGCCGCTCGACGAGGTGCTGCCGGCCGCCCGCGAGGCCGGGGTCGGCATCATCGCCCGGGTTCCGCTGGCCAGCGGGCTGCTGTCCGGCAAGTACGACGAGAACACCACCTTCTCCGCCGACGACCACCGCACCTACAACCGCCACGGCGAGGCCTTCGACGTCGGCGAGACGTTCTCCGGCGTCGACTTCGGCACCGGCCTGGAAGCGGTCCGCCGGCTCGTCCCCTGGCTGCCGGCCGGCGTCACGATGGCCCAGTTCGCGCTGCGCTGGATCCTCGACCAGCCCGGCGTCTCGGTCGTCATCCCCGGCGCCCGCAACCCCGGCCAGGCCACCGCCAACCTCGCCGCCGCCGACCTGCCCCCACTCACCGCCGACCAGCTCGCCGCCGTCCGCGACACCTACGACCAGCTCGTCCGCCCCCAGGTCCACGCCCGCTGGTAG
- a CDS encoding DUF2017 domain-containing protein yields MTRFRRRRKTVVVSFAEHEADILANLLRNLIELLYDGMPPRATESADPLAALLDNDGPTAPPEDVVLQRLLPNAYSGDDMAAAEFRRFTERGLRAGKAADAKRVLTALENHPDDGIPLEPDDQLAWLRAINDLRLAIGTRLDIKEEDDYAVWEKLPDDDPRRLTYDLYDWLGYLQSALLHNMR; encoded by the coding sequence GTGACGCGGTTCCGCAGGCGCCGCAAGACCGTCGTCGTCAGCTTCGCCGAGCACGAGGCCGACATCCTGGCGAACCTGCTGCGCAACCTGATCGAGTTGCTGTACGACGGCATGCCGCCGCGCGCCACCGAGTCGGCGGACCCGCTGGCCGCCCTGCTGGACAACGACGGCCCGACCGCGCCGCCCGAGGACGTCGTCCTGCAGCGCCTGCTGCCGAACGCGTACTCCGGCGACGACATGGCCGCGGCCGAGTTCCGCCGGTTCACCGAGCGCGGGCTGCGCGCCGGCAAGGCCGCCGACGCCAAACGCGTGCTGACCGCGCTGGAGAACCATCCCGACGACGGCATCCCGCTCGAGCCCGACGACCAGCTCGCCTGGCTGCGCGCGATCAACGACCTCCGGCTGGCCATCGGCACCCGCCTGGACATCAAGGAGGAGGACGACTACGCCGTCTGGGAGAAGCTGCCCGACGACGACCCGCGCCGCCTCACCTACGACTTGTACGACTGGCTCGGCTACCTCCAGTCCGCCCTGCTGCACAACATGCGCTGA
- a CDS encoding endo-1,4-beta-glucanase/xyloglucanase codes for MTLRRRHFLALGAGAAAVAAVPGPAGATGQHGVAGQDEAAGQQGRGGRYRWRNVEIVGGGFVTGIVHHPKRRGLVYVRTDIGGAARLDPRTRRWVQLLEWVGFEDWSLTGVESLALDPRDPSRLYLAVGTYTNDWSPINGAILRSSDQGRTFRRTDLPFKLGGNEPGRSMGERLAVDPRDGRVLYFGTRNQGLWRSADRGETWARVDSFPTAGTAGLGLGFVFFDPRGSRPGRPTRTIYVGSTDRNDPVWRSDDAGRSWSPLVGQPTGLLPHHGELAPDGHLYLTYGDLPGPYEMYDGAVHKLDLATGRWTDITPLRPNTGGEAGFGYAGLAVDPRRPGTVMVATMSRWGPVDDVFRTVDAGATWHSIGERIVLDTSGAPYLDFHGTPKLGWMIGDISIDPFDSDKVLYVTGATIFGTDDVTNAEAGRSTHWSVRAQGLEETAVLDLISPPWGPPLISALGDIGVYRHDRLDVVPPDGQASNPVSGTSPSLDYAARSEGFVVRVAYGESLQRGAYSTDAGKSWQPFAGEPAGSTQPGKIVVSTDARTIVWVPGDVVPHYSRDRGASWSPVTGLPQQVAVVADRVDASLFYAFDPATGTAYRSLDGGRSFLPTATGLPVGGGKLETVLDRVGDCWLAAGAGGLHRSVDRGLSYQQMTTIQEALTVGFGKAARGRREMAVYTSGKVDGVWGIFRSDDSGGRWVRVNDDRHQYASTNDAITGDPRVFGRVYVSTNGLGIPYGEPV; via the coding sequence ATGACGCTACGGCGCAGGCATTTCCTGGCCCTCGGGGCCGGAGCCGCGGCGGTCGCCGCCGTGCCCGGGCCGGCCGGCGCGACCGGGCAGCACGGGGTGGCCGGGCAGGACGAGGCGGCCGGGCAGCAGGGGAGGGGCGGCCGGTACCGCTGGCGCAACGTCGAGATCGTCGGCGGTGGTTTCGTCACCGGCATCGTGCACCACCCGAAGCGGCGCGGGCTGGTCTACGTCCGCACCGACATCGGCGGCGCGGCCCGCCTGGACCCACGGACCCGGCGCTGGGTGCAGCTGCTCGAGTGGGTCGGCTTCGAGGACTGGAGCCTGACCGGGGTGGAGAGCCTGGCCCTCGACCCGCGGGACCCGTCCCGGCTCTACCTTGCCGTTGGCACCTACACGAACGACTGGTCGCCGATCAACGGCGCGATCCTGCGCTCGTCCGACCAAGGCCGTACCTTCCGGCGGACCGATCTGCCCTTCAAGCTGGGCGGGAACGAGCCGGGCCGGTCGATGGGCGAACGGCTCGCGGTCGACCCGCGCGACGGCCGGGTGCTGTACTTCGGGACCCGCAACCAGGGCCTGTGGCGCAGTGCCGACCGCGGCGAGACCTGGGCCCGGGTGGACAGCTTCCCCACCGCCGGTACGGCGGGACTCGGGCTGGGCTTCGTGTTCTTCGATCCGCGCGGCAGCCGGCCCGGCCGTCCGACCCGGACGATCTATGTCGGGTCCACCGACCGGAACGATCCGGTCTGGCGCAGCGACGACGCCGGACGAAGCTGGTCACCGCTGGTCGGACAGCCGACCGGGCTGTTGCCGCACCACGGCGAGCTGGCTCCCGACGGACACCTCTACCTGACCTACGGCGACCTGCCCGGCCCGTACGAGATGTACGACGGTGCCGTCCACAAGCTCGACCTGGCGACCGGCCGCTGGACCGACATCACGCCGCTGCGGCCCAACACCGGCGGCGAGGCCGGCTTCGGGTACGCCGGGCTGGCCGTCGACCCGCGCCGGCCGGGCACGGTGATGGTGGCCACGATGAGCCGGTGGGGTCCGGTCGACGACGTCTTCCGCACTGTCGACGCAGGAGCCACCTGGCACTCCATCGGGGAGCGGATCGTGCTGGACACGTCCGGGGCGCCGTACCTGGACTTCCACGGCACGCCGAAGCTCGGCTGGATGATCGGCGACATCTCGATCGACCCGTTCGACTCCGACAAGGTGCTCTACGTCACCGGCGCGACGATCTTCGGCACCGACGACGTGACGAATGCCGAGGCCGGTCGCAGCACGCACTGGTCGGTCCGGGCGCAGGGGCTGGAGGAGACGGCCGTGCTCGACCTGATCAGCCCGCCGTGGGGACCGCCGCTGATCAGCGCGCTCGGTGACATCGGGGTCTACCGGCACGACCGGTTGGACGTCGTACCGCCGGACGGTCAGGCGTCGAACCCGGTCAGCGGCACGTCACCGAGCTTGGACTATGCGGCCAGGTCCGAAGGCTTCGTCGTCCGGGTCGCGTACGGCGAGAGCCTGCAGCGCGGCGCCTACTCCACCGACGCCGGGAAGAGCTGGCAGCCGTTCGCCGGCGAGCCTGCCGGATCCACGCAGCCCGGCAAGATCGTGGTGAGCACCGATGCCCGGACGATCGTCTGGGTGCCGGGAGACGTTGTGCCGCACTACTCCCGCGACCGGGGCGCGAGCTGGTCACCAGTGACGGGGCTGCCACAGCAGGTGGCGGTCGTCGCCGACCGCGTCGACGCTAGCCTGTTCTACGCGTTCGACCCGGCCACCGGTACGGCGTACCGCAGTCTCGACGGCGGGCGGAGCTTCTTGCCTACAGCAACAGGTCTGCCGGTCGGCGGCGGTAAGCTCGAAACCGTCCTGGACCGGGTCGGCGACTGCTGGCTCGCTGCCGGTGCGGGCGGTCTGCACCGCTCGGTGGACCGAGGGCTGAGCTACCAGCAGATGACGACCATCCAGGAGGCGCTGACGGTGGGATTCGGCAAGGCGGCGCGCGGCCGCCGGGAGATGGCGGTCTACACCTCGGGCAAGGTGGACGGGGTGTGGGGCATCTTCCGGTCCGACGACAGCGGTGGCCGGTGGGTCCGGGTCAACGACGACCGGCACCAGTACGCCTCCACCAACGATGCGATCACCGGCGACCCGAGGGTTTTCGGGCGGGTCTACGTGTCCACCAACGGTCTCGGCATCCCGTACGGAGAACCGGTATGA